In Aspergillus nidulans FGSC A4 chromosome II, a single window of DNA contains:
- a CDS encoding DUF3431 domain-containing protein (transcript_id=CADANIAT00004069), producing the protein MFFFFSGVNSPRRRNREKAIFLTIFIIFALYLLFFSKPSLHKHADPTIYDFEALGGPNKDPHSGQATPARQSAPIRKSMVVASMKSDDVSWLHKFFPDYHKSIYVVDDKNAPLTVSQNKGRESMVYLTYIIDNYDNLPDSILFIHSQRYQWHNDDPYYDGVPMLRNFQLSYLEKQGYVNLRCVWVLGCPDEIHPLTDTHREAVHAGEYFKNGFMELFPEVDVPEAVGVSCCAQFGVTSWKIRERPKSDYVRFRKWLLETDLTDDLSGRIMEYSWHMIFGKEPIHCPSAEECYCKVFGLCDLTCPSLGACNDRYQLPPYSTLPKGWPYIGWNGQKQDPSKGGLPEPKS; encoded by the exons ATGTTCTTCTTTTTCAGCGGTGTCAACAGTCCGCGCCGCCGCAACCGGGAGAAAGCGATCTTCCTGACGATtttcatcatcttcgctctgtacctgctcttcttctcaaaaCCATCACTCCATAAACATGCCGACCCCACGATATACGACTTCGAAGCTCTCGGTGGCCCAAATAAAGATCCGCACTCCGGCCAGGCAACCCCGGCGCGACAGTCTGCCCCCATCCGGAAAAGCATGGTCGTGGCTAGTATGAAAAGCGACGATGTCTCATGGTTGCATAAATTCTTCCCGGACTACCATAAGAGCATCTATGTCGTGGACGATAAGAACGCCCCGTTGACGGTGAGCCAGAACAAGGGGCGGGAGTCCATGGTCTATCTGAC ATACATCATTGATAATTATGATAACCTCCCCGATTCGATCCTCTTTATTCATTCCCAAAGGTACCAATGGCACAACGACGACCCGTACTACGATGGCGTGCCAATGCTGCGCAATTTCCAGCTTTCGTACCTCGAGAAACAAGGATACGTCAATCTCCGATGCGTTTGGGTCCTCGGATGTCCCGACGAGATCCATCCGCTGACTGACACCCACCGCGAGGCAGTTCATGCCGGCGAATACTTCAAGAACGGATTCATGGAGCTGTTTCCTGAAGTCGACGTGCCTGAGGCTGTGGGTGTGTCCTGTTGCGCGCAATTTGGTGTCACAAGCTGGAAGATTCGCGAGCGGCCAAAGAGCGATTACGTGCGATTTCGGAAGTGGCTGCTAGAGACGGACTTAACGGACGATCTAAGTGGGCGGATTATGGAGTATTCGTGGCATA TGATTTTTGGAAAGGAACCTATCCATTGTCCCTCAGCCGAAGAGTGCTACTGTAAGGTGTTTGGACTGTGTGATCTGACTTGTCCGAGCCTGGGTGCGTGCAATGACCGTTACCAACTTCCGCCGTATTCAACCCTCCCTAAGGGCTGGCCCTATATCGGCTGGAATGGACAGAAACAAGATCCCAGCAAAGGCGGGCTTCCGGAGCCGAAGTCATAG
- a CDS encoding putative dephospho-CoA kinase (transcript_id=CADANIAT00004070), protein MLIIGLTGSIATGKSTVSSLLSSPPYSLPIIDADQLARKVVEPGTPGYNAIVNYFGPSTPDLLLPAEHSDGQNTQDASVPPKPRPLNRPALGRRVFGTSEERKRDRMILNKIVHPAVRWEVYKSLLYYYLHGYWAVVLDVPLLFESGMDLICGTVVVVGVSDPNVQMARLRARDAHLSAEDAENRVKSQGDVKGKVEKAEFRGTESARGVIVWNDGDKEELEREVRKAVATIQGRSPRWWAWWLLLAPPLGVGVAAWNLAVNYGIRRRWERKEAGEKAKL, encoded by the coding sequence ATGCTTATAATAGGCCTAACCGGCTCCATCGCAACCGGCAAATCCACcgtctcctctcttctctcctccccgCCTTACTCGCTCCCCATAATCGATGCCGACCAACTCGCCCGCAAAGTCGTGGAACCAGGAACCCCCGGCTATAACGCGATTGTAAACTACTTTGGTCCCAGCACACCggacctccttctccccgcCGAACATTCAGACGGGCAAAACACACAAGATGCGTCAGTGCCACCGAAACCACGCCCTCTGAACAGACCCGCCCTTGGCCGGCGCGTCTTTGGGACGTCCGAAGAACGAAAGCGAGACCGCATGATCCTCAACAAGATCGTCCATCCTGCTGTCCGATGGGAGGTCTACAAAAGCCTCCTATACTACTATCTTCACGGCTACTGGGCTGTCGTGCTCGACGTGcctcttcttttcgagtCCGGCATGGACCTGATTTGCGGCACCGTTGTTGTCGTAGGCGTCAGTGACCCGAACGTACAAATGGCTCGTCTCCGCGCGCGCGACGCACACCTTTCAGCCGAGGACGCGGAGAACCGCGTGAAGAGCCAGGGCGACGTGAAGGGGAAAGTGGAGAAGGCGGAGTTTCGGGGCACAGAGAGTGCACGCGGAGTTATCGTCTGGAATGATGGGGATAAAGAGGAGCTGGAACGGGAGGTTAGGAAGGCTGTCGCTACAATTCAGGGAAGGAGTCCGAGGTGGTGGGCGTGGTGGCTGCTTTTGGCGCCGCCGCTTGGAGTCGGGGTTGCGGCTTGGAATCTAGCTGTTAATTATGGAATCAGGAGAAGgtgggagaggaaggaggctggagagaaggcAAAGTTGTGA
- a CDS encoding uncharacterized protein (transcript_id=CADANIAT00004071): MPSPSSSGSKPAKPEKNMSSRLLTMKFMQRAAASAATKEAAQSASGSELSDSTPKKRRVSAADGISPAPSSDLEAISAALAEEEERRREAISRQAAEAGETEWVLDFGDAVTVDQPAQPLVLADSSLDADDDDLGYGGRQLYGNFKRKTKAKPPTEEAEDGGDSPKPRQTEKQKRVNIDTITSISGGRSKQPGGNNEKSQKKRKHK, from the exons AtgccttcaccttcatcatcaggctcCAAGCCTGCCAAGCCTGAAAAGAACATGTCCTCGCGGCTTCTTACAATGAAG TTCATGCAACGAGCTGCTGCCAGTGCTGCTACAAAAGAGGCTGCCCAATCTGCGTCCGGTAGCGAACTCTCAGATTCTACACCGAAAAAACGCAGAGTCTCTGCTGCAGACGGAATCTCACCCGCACCCTCGTCGGACTTAGAAGCGATCTCAGCTGCTctcgcggaagaagaggagcgaCGGCGGGAAGCCATTTCTCGGCAGGCGGCGGAAGCGGGAGAAACAGAATGGGTGCTTGATTTTGGAGATGCTGTTACCGTGGACCAGCCTGCTCAGCCGCTCGTACTTGCAGACAGTTCTTTAGAcgcagatgatgacgattTGGGCTATGGGGGCCGCCAACTTTATGGCAACTTCAAAAGGAAGACCAAAGCTAAG CCACCGactgaagaagctgaagatgggGGCGATTCTCCAAAACCCCGACAAACAGAGAAACAGAAGAGGGTAAACATCGACACAATAACTAGTATATCTGGCGGACGTTCGAAACAGCCTGGAGGAAACAATGAGAAGTCGCAAAAGAAACGAAAACACAAATGA
- a CDS encoding protein lbsA (transcript_id=CADANIAT00004072): MLLPTVRSRIAALSSRVASRAAYSTTVPRFTENAMQPNDPTPRPAKPNVSETDATPVDSMGAWDAALQESTDAAERVRTMQAPNRKGTWASNQKPRAEAMSGPRFEQTIMHLQPTPMAAIELIHKQPVRWVKDKIVSCDGGGGPLGHPRIFINTDKPEIVPCGYCGLPFAHEHHREYLKSLPTSSYPLEPTGAAEEVNENQRVTEGATGYEQR, from the exons ATGTTGCTGCCTACAGTCCGAAGCCGGATAGCGGCGCTCTCGTCGCGCGTTGCCTCGCGGGCCGCCTACTCGACTACCGTCCCTCGCTTCACTGAGAACGCTATGCAGCCGAACGATCCGACCCCGCGACCGGCCAAACCCAATGTCTCTGAGACTGATGCTACGCCTGTTGACTCAATGGGAGCGTGGGATGCTGCGCTGCAGGAATCTACAGACGCCGCTGAGCGTGTTCGAACTATGCAGGCTCCTAACCGGAAGGGCACCTGGGCCTCAAACCAGAAGCCGAGAGCAGAGGCGATGAGTGGACCTCGGTTTGAGCAGACGATTATGCATCTTCAG CCCACGCCTATGGCCGCTATCGAGCTCATTCACAAGCAGCCCGTCCGCTGGGTGAAGGACAAGATCGTCAGCTGCGACGGTGGCGGCGGTCCCCTGGGCCACCCCAGGATCTTTATCAACACCGACAAGCCCGAGATTGTTCCCTGCGGCTACTGTGGACTTCCTTTC GCCCACGAGCACCACCGTGAATATCTTAAGTCTCTTCCCACCTCTAGCTACCCTCTTGAACCCACCGGTGCTGCCGAGGAGGTGAACGAAAACCAGCGTGTGACTGAGGGTGCCACTGGGTACGAGCAGCGGTAA
- a CDS encoding YjbQ family protein (transcript_id=CADANIAT00004073): protein MPWTQKTFTLPSKSRGSYLITDHILSSLPEIREYKVGMLNLFVQHTSCALSLNENWDEDVREDMSDALDRIAPADKKGNLYRHSAEGEDDMPAHIKSALIGASVNIPISNGKLATGTWQGIWYLEFRAMRHTRKVVATIQGEKE from the exons ATGCCTTGGACGCAAAAGACATTTACTCTGCCCTCAAAATCGCGCGGCTCCTACCTCATAACTGACCACATCCTTTCATCGCTGCCGGAAATCCGCGAGTACAAGGTCGGCATGTTGAACCTCTTCGTTCAGCACACCTCCTGCGCGCTCTCGCTAAATGAGAACTGGGACGAGGATGTCCGCGAGGATATGTCTGATGCGCTGGACCGCATTGCGCCCGCTGACAAGAAGGGGAACCTTTATCGGCACAGTgcggagggggaggatgatATGCCG GCACATATCAAGTCTGCGCTCATTGGAGCGTCGGTCAACATACCTATTTCGAACGGCAAATTGGCGACGGGAACGTGGCAGGGCATTTGGTACTTGGAATTCCGGGCTATGAGGCATACGAGAAAGGTTGTTGCTACTATTCAGGGGGAGAAGGAGTGA
- a CDS encoding GFA family protein (transcript_id=CADANIAT00004074), producing MLYSRLLSSSSRALNTFNTRCFPINTRYLSYSRRLYKPAMPEKDPGYKDRPPYKIRSDEEFGPVKWRASCNCGQVTYKISREQPLNAKYCHCRGCQVTHGAPFQWCAVFHKSDLQFNKGTEGLSFYSSQDKSRDYQLPTKVACAHCRSPILDEGKNVCLIFPELIDYEGSGTDHETWRKAFESKMHIFYSARTMDIPDGKPKWAGMDEQSEALDDYGKPKNKDDNSRI from the exons ATGCTCTATAGCCGGCTTTTATCGAGCTCCTCAAGGGCTTTAAATACCTTCAACACCCGCTGCTTCCCAATCAACACACGATATCTTAGTTATTCTAGACGTCTTTACAAGCCCGCAATGCCTGAAAAAGATCCCGGTTACAAGGACCGCCCGCCATACAAGATACGGTCTGATGAAGAGTTTGGACCGGTCAAATGGCGCGCAAGCTGCAATTGCGGCCAAGTCACTTACAAGATCAGCCGAGAGCAGCCACTGAACGCGAAGTACTGCCACTGTCGAGGCTGCCAAGTGACTCATG GTGCTCCATTCCAGTGGTGCGCAGTGTTCCATAAGTCTGACCTCCAGTTCAACAAAGGCACGGAGGGCCTGTCCTTCTACTCTTCCCAGGACAAATCCAGAGACTACCAGTTACCAACAAAGGTGGCATGTGCGCACTGTCGCAGCCCGATCCTAGACGAAGGAAAGAATGTCTGTTTGATTTTCCCGGAGTTAATTGACTATGAGGGGTCGGGTACGGATCACGAAACCTGGAGGAAGGCTTTTGAGTCAAA GATGCATATCTTCTATTCTGCTCGTACAATGGATATCCCGGACGGTAAGCCGAAGTGGGCTGGAATGGATGAACAGAGCGAGGCGCTTGATGACTATGGAAAGCCGAAAAATAAGGATGATAATTCGCGGATTTAA
- a CDS encoding F-box domain protein (transcript_id=CADANIAT00004075), with protein MGLLSRLRGRSKSQSRAGNAVSYDHLRMNRDVPPLPSYLGDLTKRLPPPVLARIFSFVCPHAVDNSYDTSEESMTEDGCMLCDMRDLAHCALVSRRWHPIAQSLLQVHAPHTNVLKRSNISRYSHVRIDAVHYCELEEILAAKRKRRSRFDRNADPIDPPQVRLSLFMRSVRLSRDLGNQVLSLRMPYMTREANKAEIARTISVLPNLRYVDLPSGIYTDDPACLTLKQELMARCPDLRRMTYRSGAEGSFAQLPNSQLWSNLEILELQELEIEPSTLRLSLASFPYLRNLTIDNTPYLDDSIFASDQSQLPPFPAIQRLTLRNTPSITITGLISFLSSPLLRKNLTHLTLSSTGVAPATLHTLLQHTPNLQGLEITQEVTRSFPAEKVPPLASSTLRLLHYEITSPPGSYGVPPKAASYYTYLISTLMSNSLPALTDLYVRDADFPEALLLAPPPRLYGGGESGPQFMGGGLVRPLNVYSKGLDELEWNFTPYEPLGPSTGGRRDSVTRPVSFHGASLSRSWGGDARKSVLVGNGFGGFLAVPVDDGRPKSSGGFKRDSRGDLWR; from the coding sequence ATGGGACTCTTGAGCCGACTTCGCGGGCGTTccaagagccagagccgTGCGGGGAACGCCGTCAGTTACGACCACCTCCGCATGAACCGCGACGtccctcctctgccttcATACCTTGGGGACCTCACCAAACGGCTGCCGCCACCAGTACTCGCGCGGATATTCTCGTTCGTTTGCCCGCATGCTGTCGATAACTCTTACGATACCTCGGAAGAATCCATGACCGAGGATGGCTGCATGCTCTGTGACATGCGCGATCTGGCGCACTGCGCGCTGGTGTCCCGCCGTTGGCACCCCATTGCTCAGTCATTGCTGCAAGTCCACGCTCCTCATACCAATGTCCTGAAGCGATCTAATATTAGTAGATACTCTCACGTCCGTATCGACGCCGTCCACTACTGCGAACTTGAAGAGATCCTTGCAGCGAAGCGCAAGCGCCGCTCCCGCTTCGACCGCAATGCCGACCCCATTGACCCTCCACAAGTgcgcctctccctcttcatgCGCTCAGTGCGACTCTCCCGCGACCTCGGAAACCAAGTCCTCTCCCTTCGCATGCCCTATATGACGCGCGAAGCCAATAAGGCCGAAATCGCCCGCACCATCTCTGTTCTCCCAAACTTGCGCTACGTCGACCTCCCCTCAGGTATCTACACCGACGACCCAGCCTGTCTAACGTTGAAGCAAGAGCTCATGGCACGCTGCCCGGACTTGCGCCGTATGACCTACCGATCCGGCGCAGAGGGTTCCTTTGCACAGCTCCCCAACTCCCAGCTCTGGAGTAACCTCGAGAttctggagctgcaggaactTGAGATCGAGCCATCAACGCTCCGCCTCTCCCTCGCTTCCTTCCCGTATCTTCGAAACCTTACAATCGATAATACGCCCTATCTTGACGACTCCATCTTCGCGTCAGACCAGTCCCAACTTCCGCCCTTTCCCGCCATCCAACGACTTACCCTCCGCAATACACCATCCATCACAATAACGGGCTTGATATCTTTCCTCTCAAGTCCTCTGCTTCGCAAAAACCTTACCCACCTAACTCTCTCCTCAACTGGTGTCGCCCCCGCAACCCTCCACACTCTCTTACAGCACACACCAAACCTGCAAGGTCTTGAAATCACGCAAGAGGTCACCCGCTCGTTTCCCGCTGAAAAAGTACCCCCCCTGGCCTCAAGTACACTCCGCCTCCTGCACTACGAAATCACATCCCCGCCGGGCTCTTACGGCGTGCCCCCCAAGGCAGCAAGCTATTACACCTATCTCATCTCCACGCTAATGTCCAATTCCCTCCCCGCCCTAACAGACCTTTACGTCCGTGACGCGGATTTTCCCGAGGCGCTGCTATTAGCCCCGCCCCCACGCCTGTACGGAGGAGGCGAGTCGGGGCCGCAGTTCATGGGTGGTGGTCTTGTGAGGCCCTTGAACGTGTATAGTAAGGGTCTTGATGAGCTGGAATGGAACTTCACGCCGTACGAGCCGCTTGGTCCGTCGAcaggtggaagaagagatagCGTGACGCGGCCGGTGAGTTTTCATGGGGCATCACTTAGTCGAAGTTGGGGCGGTGATGCGAGGAAGAGTGTGCTTGTTGGGAATGGGTTTGGGGGGTTTTTGGCTGTGCCGGTTGATGATGGCAGGCCGAAGAGTAGTGGTGGGTTCAAGAGGGACAGTCGAGGGGATCTGTGGCGGTAG
- a CDS encoding BTB/POZ domain-containing protein (transcript_id=CADANIAT00004076), with the protein MSSVQESVDEQQQSQARRIAEQRAHEDIYAVTSGSITIRRKELVHHIENTLIRDSESAFLSDMIIECQNIEFPCHKAIVCAQSPTIRACVQKAPVRARRCRVKIKCHPLVFRMAIEFLYTCNYEFFMDFGFPSRFMAKGQTVSADPIDRLDCCELSLHLQVHVLAQRLRIRALKFYAVNRIVSVLQRTSFPTVYPRFAREVYWTIKEKDTLVKRVVTAHADRITRQLRDRNHFDARFPLYLLREIEEFGVDFLAWMPDWDDPLNGDCSSGTLAPTHWYC; encoded by the exons ATGTCATCGGTTCAGGAATCCGTCGACGAACAACAACAAAGTCAAGCGCGTAGAATAGCAGAACAGAGAGCACACGAGGATATTTACGCCGTGACGAGTGGCTCCATAACCATTCGGCGGAAAGAGCTAGTGCACCATATCGAAAA TACACTTATAAGAGACAGTGAGAGTGCCTTCCTCTCTGACATGATCATCGAATGCCAGAACATAGAATTTCCCTGCCACAAAGCAATTGTCTGCGCCCAGTCGCCGACCATCAGGGCTTGTGTCCAAAAAGCTCCGGTGAGAGCC CGCCGCTGTAGAGTCAAGATAAAATGTCATCCGCTTGTCTTTCGGATGGCAATCGAGTTCCTCTATACGTGCAACTATGAGTTCTTTATGGATTTTGGATTTCCAAGCCGATTCATGGCAAAGGGGCAGACGGTATCTGCTGATCCTATTG ACCGTCTGGATTGTTGCGAGTTGTCTCTTCACCTCCAAGTACATGTTCTGGCACAGCGTCTTCGGATACGAGCACTCAAGTTCTACGCCGTCAACAGAATCGTTAGTGTTCTACAGAGAACATCTTTTCCAACAGTTTATCCGCGCTTCGCGCGCGAAGTGTACTGGACCATTAAGGAGAAGGATACACTTGTGAAGAGAGTTGTTACCGCTCATGCAGACAGGATCACGCGTCAGTTGAGGGACCGGAATCACTTCGATGCGCGATTTCCGCTGTATTTGCTtcgagagattgaggagtttGGAGTCGACTTTCTGGCGTGGATGCCAGACTGGGATGATCCTCTGAATGGTGATTGCAGTAGTGGTACCTTAGCCCCGACCCATTGGTATTGTTGA
- a CDS encoding putative inositol polyphosphate phosphatase (transcript_id=CADANIAT00004077), which translates to MEGNDKGKEATDSAPIRPVSSLLSHFENLSHRRSPSAVPNGSHDSYLLKAPQLADDPRSSTRASLDLPRPSPWGSGTDTPNGSRTDYGNGTPRRNGGSPGISPGRRQSRPMSMVFHSSPQLPPTLTVDSPRSPPRGFSTDRARGDDARPGRSPPSVSRESLHLASGKPSSSRPTTPTNSTSAATERPSGLSPQLSSSVGSTGGSPTLPPLNRATKPKIPAKPAALSFHESNSSLAPQGSSSQEYVSPFSTPPGSPEKTPPSRPTVTKPVQPQRRPPSRQSPPLSAVEIPTRRSMERSPGRLASSQGSRATSASRRSPAPEPPRQSKPLTVQIPPRGPSVQPSSLASAPLSARLNQRSDSPHARPGLPPRHPSTARRSGRSPSRQTPTSENPAFPRPPPRADSIPTPKIQRQPSFSRETKLGPPQPVNNPISSEEELVADEPPTRTDYPDASNTNRRPPLLKSGPREINTRYDTRLMDVCGKHVCTTGYITRVWDLTTGEQIMSLSHGETVKSLSLAFKPGAGLEDEGRRVWVGTNTGELHEIDVFSGSVVASRSYPSRREVIKILRHKKEMWTLDDEGRLLVWPPDESGVPNLQYSYHNPYDRVARGHTFSMVVGDTLWLATGKEVHLYRPNAPDDVSFKILRKPLGSHHTGEVTSGAYTTRDGGRVYLGHADGKVTVYSASNYACLNVVNVSVYKINCLGIVGDNLWAAYKTGMIYVYDTSTDPWTVMKDWRAHDSPVCGFLLDSSSVWTMNRLQVTSLGTDNCIRLWDGMLEDDWLEIQMQKRDVEFCTFREISAVILTWNAGASTPGSVRTSTFIQDAIHPESPPEILVFGFQELVDLENKKITAKSLLLGSKKKESGEKEHMSRQYRVWMEHLTRCINDCMPLEESYVLLHSANLIGLFTCIFVKHKERAKIKDVSAAEIKRGMGGLHGNKGALVFRFVLDDSSLCFVNCHLAAGQTQTTHRNNDIAAILETGSLPVETSLTSRLDHFVSGGDGSMIMDHEICILNGDLNYRIDSVPRHVIIEDIRNNNLAKLLERDQLLASRRKNPGFRLRAFQEAPITFAPTYKYDVGTDEYDSSDKKRSPAWCDRVLYRGLGRIKQLEYRRHEVRASDHRPVSATFKFRIKTVLPEKREVLWEACQKEFQAEKRRLASEASIEYLISVLGTNPKQARALILGN; encoded by the exons ATGGAGGGAAACGACAAGGGCAAAGAAGCTACGGATAGCGCCCCCATC AGACCAGTATCGTCACTTCTTTCCCACTTTGAAAATCTTTCGCATCGCCGTTCACCGTCGGCGGTTCCCAACGGTTCCCACGATTCTTACCTTCTCAAGGCTCCGCAGCTAGCCGACGATCCCCGTTCATCCACACGAGCCTCTCTCGATCTACCACGTCCATCTCCTTGGGGCTCTGGGACAGACACGCCGAATGGCAGCCGAACTGATTACGGGAATGGTACTCCCCGGCGGAATGGTGGATCTCCGGGGATATCACCTGGAAGGCGGCAGAGCAGGCCCATGTCAATGGTCTTCCACTCGTCGCCGCAGCTGCCACCTACTCTGACAGTAGACTCCCCGCGTTCTCCGCCGCGTGGGTTTAGTACCGACCGTGCTCGGGGAGATGATGCCCGTCCCGGCCGTAGTCCGCCGAGTGTTTCGCGAGAATCCCTGCACCTTGCGTCCGGCAAACCGTCGTCCAGTCGGCCAACAACCCCCACTAATTCGACATCAGCGGCGACAGAGCGGCCATCCGGGCTCTCCCCCCAATTGTCCTCCTCAGTAGGATCTACTGGTGGTAGCCCTACCTTGCCCCCTCTCAATCGAGCAACGAAACCCAAGATCCCCGCCAAACCGGCGGCCCTATCCTTTCACGAGTCGAACTCCTCTCTTGCACCACAGGGCTCGTCGTCGCAAGAATATGTGTCTCCATTTAGCACGCCGCCGGGCAGCCCCGAAAAGACACCGCCAAGTCGACCTACGGTCACCAAACCAGTCCAACCACAACGACGTCCCCCGAGCCGGCAATCTCCGCCTCTATCTGCAGTGGAGATTCCTACGCGGAGGTCAATGGAAAGGTCACCTGGCCGCCTGGCATCTTCGCAAGGATCCAGGGCGACATCAGCGTCGCGCCGCTCCCCGGCCCCTGAACCTCCGCGACAATCGAAGCCGTTGACGGTACAGATTCCTCCCAGAGGGCCTTCTGTCCAACCATCGTCTTTGGCAAGTGCTCCGCTATCTGCCCGGCTTAATCAGAGGAGCGACAGCCCCCATGCCCGACCAGGCCTCCCACCCCGCCATCCATCCACGGcccgaagaagcggccgatCTCCTTCAAGACAAACACCGACTTCCGAAAATCCTGCATTTCCTCGACCCCCGCCTAGAGCCGATTCGATTCCCACACCTAAAATTCAACGTCAGCCGTCATTTTCTAGGGAAACTAAGCTAGGGCCACCACAACCCGTAAATAACCCTATATCaagcgaagaagaactggttgCGGATGAGCCACCAACACGTACCGATTATCCAGACGCATCGAACACTAACCGGCGACCGCCGCTTCTGAAGTCTGGGCCGAGAGAAATCAATACGCGATATGACACTCGGCTTATGGATGTGTGTGGGAAGCACGTCTGCACAACCGGTTACATCACACGCGTCTGGGATCTCACGACTGGTGAGCAGATCATGAGCTTAAGTCATGGTGAAACGGTCAAGAGTCTGTCGCTGGCCTTTAAGCCCGGGGCCGGACTTGAGGATGAAGGCCGGCGTGTTTGGGTAGGCACAAACACAGGGGAGCTTCACGAGATCGATGTCTTCAGTGGGTCAGTAGTGGCCTCTCGGTCATATCCATCGCGTCGGGAGGTGATCAAAATTCTACGGCATAAGAAGGAAATGTGGACGCTTGACGATGAAGGCAGATTACTAGTGTGGCCTCCGGATGAGTCGGGCGTGCCGAATCTACAATATAGTTATCATAATCCTTACGACAGGGTTGCAAGGGGGCATACCTTTTCCATGGTTGTCGGAGACACTCTATGGCTCGCTACAGGGAAGGAAGTGCATTTGTATCGACCGAATGCGCCTGATGACGTTTCATTTAAAATCCTCAGAAAGCCTTTGGGTTCGCACCACACGGGAGAAGTTACCTCCGGTGCCTACACCACACGAGATGGTGGCCGGGTGTATCTCGGTCACGCGGATGGCAAAGTCACCGTCTACTCAGCGAGCAATTATGCCTGTCTCAATGTGGTGAATGTCAGTGTATACAAAATTAATTGCCTGGGTATTGTGGGTGACAACCTCTGGGCTGCCTATAAGACCGGCATGATTTACGTGTATGATACAAGTACCGACCCCTGGACGGTGATGAAGGACTGGCGCGCGCACGACAGCCCAGTTTGCGGGTTCTTGCTCGATTCAAGCAGTGTTTGGACCATGAATCGACTGCAAGTGACGTCCCTTGGGACAGACAACTGCATTCGTCTTTGGGATGGAATGCTCGAAGACGATTGGCTAG AAATTCAAATGCAAAAGAGAGATGTGGAATTCTGCACATTTCGCGAGATCAGTGCAGTGATCCTGACCTGGAATGCCGGTGCCTCTACCCCTGGTAGTGTGCGCACATCGACGTTCATTCAAGATGCTATTCACCCAGAAAGCCCGCCGGAGATTCTCGTGTTCGGTTTCCAGGAACTGGTCGACCTCGAAAATAAGAAGATAACAGCCA AGAGCTTGCTTCTAGgaagcaagaaaaaggaaagtgGCGAGAAAGAGCATATGAGTCGTCAGTACCGCGTGTGGATGGAGCACTTGACACGTTGTATCAATGACTGCATGCCACTCGAGGAGTCGTACGTGCTCTTGCATAGTGCGAATTTGATTGGTCTTTTTACGTGTATATTCGTCAAGCACAAGGAACGGGCAAAGATCAAGGACGTCAGTGCCGCTGAGATAAAGCGGGGCATGGGAGGATTGCATGGCAACAAG GGTGCTCTGGTTTTTCGCTTTGTCCTTGATGACAGCTCCCTCTGCTTCGTTAATTGCCATCTAGCCGCAGGGCAGACGCAAACCACGCACCGCAACAACGATATCGCCGCTATTCTTGAGACTGGGTCGCTGCCTGTGGAGACAAGCCTGACTTCTCGGCTGGATCACTTTGTTAGTGGTGGAGATGGGTCGATGATAATGGACCATGAAATATGTATACTGAATGGAGACCTCAACTACCGCATTGACTCGGTGCCGCGACACGTGATCATCGAGGATATTCGAAACAATAATCTCGCAAAACTTCTCGAACGAGACCAACTTCTCGCATCGAGACGTAAGAATCCTGGATTCCGGCTGAGAGCGTTCCAAGAGGCCCCGATCACGTTTGCTCCGACATACAAGTATGATGTGGGCACGGATGAATACGACTCCAGCGACAAAAAGCGATCCCCTGCCTGGTGTGACCGGGTCCTGTATAGGGGCCTAGGTCGGATTAAGCAGCTTGAGTACCGGCGCCATGAGGTCCGGGCGTCAGATCACCGGCCGGTGAGCGCAACGTTTAAATTCCGCATCAAGACAGTGCTCCCTGAGAAGCGAGAGGTTCTGTGGGAAGCCTGTCAGAAAGAATTCCAGGCCGAAAAGCGAAGGCTCGCGTCAGAGGCTAG CATTGAGTACCTCATCAGCGTACTCGGAACTAACCCTAAACAGGCGCGAGCCCTTATCCTGGGCAACTGA